The Gemmata palustris genome includes a region encoding these proteins:
- a CDS encoding EF-hand domain-containing protein, translating into MIRTTLCTLALAFAAFGFSPAADPAPTKRPTVPLEFALLGEDKLARIELRAELDGVSVSAIWDETFAKLFAFFDRNHDGALDTKEAARLPSVRALRQAMGNGFTPPVGAAPTFAELDRNGDGKVTPEELAACYRAAGAGTVQIGVGRLPASAELAAALLKNLDTDGDGKVSEKEWGAAADVLKKLDKNDDELIGAGELVPKVVYPGAAGTVLLTPPAANTTVPDVLAKLPLVLLPADPKDAHWTTEIAQRNKHFKAAELSAWRKREPDARWVVKLSDKPGTPERFAFTGGRFRVDGWIASGKVSEALATASKQIVAQLDAPAPEEGAGARRRGGSLAWLAPIADLNGDGNLDRKELDAWLDLQAQVARGQVLLTVLDGAGLFELLDTNHDGALSSRELRGAWDRLKSAGCVTTGAFDPKALPNVLLVAASRGYPQTLALDARRGPAWFRSMDRNGDGDVSRREFTGPADVFDKLDLDKDGLLSAEEAEKSEKPKK; encoded by the coding sequence GTGATTCGCACGACTCTCTGCACGCTAGCTCTGGCGTTCGCCGCGTTCGGATTTTCCCCCGCGGCGGACCCGGCCCCCACAAAGCGCCCGACCGTACCACTCGAATTCGCACTCCTGGGCGAAGACAAACTCGCCCGCATCGAACTCCGGGCCGAACTGGACGGCGTTTCGGTTTCCGCGATCTGGGACGAAACGTTCGCCAAGCTCTTTGCGTTCTTCGACCGCAACCACGATGGCGCGCTCGACACCAAGGAAGCCGCGCGGCTCCCGTCCGTGCGCGCGCTCCGGCAGGCGATGGGTAACGGGTTCACGCCCCCCGTCGGCGCGGCACCAACGTTTGCAGAACTGGACCGCAACGGCGACGGGAAAGTGACGCCGGAGGAACTCGCCGCGTGCTACCGCGCGGCCGGCGCCGGGACCGTGCAGATCGGCGTCGGCCGGCTGCCCGCGAGTGCGGAACTCGCCGCCGCGCTGCTCAAAAACCTCGACACCGACGGCGACGGGAAAGTGAGCGAGAAGGAGTGGGGCGCGGCCGCCGATGTGCTGAAGAAGCTCGACAAGAACGACGACGAACTGATCGGTGCGGGCGAACTCGTGCCGAAGGTGGTTTACCCCGGCGCGGCGGGAACGGTTCTGCTCACACCTCCAGCGGCTAACACCACGGTTCCCGATGTGCTCGCGAAGCTCCCGCTCGTGCTGCTCCCGGCCGACCCGAAGGACGCACACTGGACAACCGAGATCGCCCAGCGCAACAAGCACTTCAAGGCCGCGGAACTCTCCGCATGGCGGAAGCGCGAGCCGGACGCGCGCTGGGTCGTCAAGCTCTCCGACAAGCCGGGCACCCCGGAGCGGTTCGCGTTCACGGGCGGGCGGTTTCGCGTGGACGGTTGGATCGCGAGCGGAAAAGTGAGCGAGGCCCTGGCGACCGCGAGCAAGCAGATCGTCGCCCAACTCGATGCGCCCGCACCCGAAGAGGGCGCCGGCGCCCGACGGCGCGGCGGTAGTCTGGCCTGGCTCGCCCCGATCGCTGACTTAAACGGGGACGGGAATCTCGACCGCAAGGAACTCGATGCGTGGCTCGATCTCCAGGCGCAAGTCGCCCGCGGTCAAGTGCTGCTCACCGTTCTCGACGGCGCGGGGTTGTTCGAGTTACTGGACACGAACCACGACGGCGCACTGTCGTCGCGCGAACTCCGCGGCGCGTGGGATCGCTTGAAAAGTGCCGGGTGCGTGACCACCGGTGCGTTCGACCCGAAGGCGCTGCCGAACGTGCTCCTGGTCGCCGCGAGTCGCGGGTACCCGCAAACGCTGGCACTCGACGCGCGCCGCGGACCGGCGTGGTTCCGCTCGATGGACCGTAACGGCGACGGGGACGTGTCCCGGCGCGAGTTCACGGGGCCGGCCGATGTGTTCGACAAGCTCGATCTCGACAAGGACGGGCTGCTGAGCGCGGAAGAAGCGGAGAAGTCTGAGAAACCCAAGAAATAG
- a CDS encoding basic secretory protein-like protein, with protein MRTLLSATITLWLSLPALAAPVPAPAPRPVVQAVVESSLTTAGGRIRQFAFDGDPSTYFASERNPTKADHLTLTFDRPVTLKSVAVVTGRPNGDDALADGVLEVSVDGTAFESAATFEKGKATADVGRSVKAVRVRPTADLKTPLVVREITINSEARVATFRYPVEFTLDVTDAPEMREWAEKVVRVCERQYPMICDLLASDGNRPPTQIRMTFRASYNGVAEAGGGRITGSVKYFKSHPEDVGAMVHETAHCVQNYRARGLPGWLVEGIADYVRFWKFEPGTAGRLNPERAKFDASYRTSAAFLAFVADKYDSQVVTKLNALMREGKYSVGAWKTLTGKTVEELNQEWRQSLVR; from the coding sequence ATGCGCACGCTGCTTTCCGCAACGATAACTTTGTGGCTGTCACTTCCGGCTCTCGCCGCGCCAGTTCCCGCACCCGCGCCGCGACCCGTCGTGCAAGCCGTGGTTGAATCGTCGCTCACCACCGCGGGGGGCCGGATTCGCCAGTTCGCGTTCGACGGCGACCCGTCCACGTACTTCGCTTCCGAGCGCAACCCGACCAAAGCCGACCACCTCACGTTGACGTTCGATCGCCCCGTTACTCTGAAATCGGTCGCCGTTGTGACGGGTCGGCCGAACGGTGACGACGCGCTCGCCGACGGGGTGCTGGAAGTGTCCGTTGACGGGACCGCGTTCGAGTCCGCCGCCACGTTCGAGAAGGGGAAGGCCACGGCCGACGTCGGCCGATCGGTCAAAGCGGTTCGTGTTCGCCCGACCGCGGACCTGAAGACGCCGCTCGTCGTCCGTGAGATCACGATCAACTCGGAGGCCCGTGTCGCCACGTTCCGGTACCCGGTCGAGTTCACACTGGACGTGACCGATGCCCCGGAGATGCGGGAGTGGGCCGAAAAAGTGGTTCGGGTCTGCGAGCGCCAGTACCCGATGATCTGCGACCTACTGGCGAGCGACGGGAACCGCCCGCCGACGCAGATCCGAATGACTTTCCGTGCGAGCTACAACGGGGTGGCCGAAGCCGGCGGCGGGCGGATCACCGGCTCGGTGAAGTACTTCAAGTCTCACCCGGAAGACGTCGGCGCAATGGTCCACGAAACCGCGCACTGCGTTCAGAACTATCGCGCACGCGGGCTGCCGGGGTGGTTGGTCGAGGGGATCGCGGACTACGTGCGGTTCTGGAAGTTCGAGCCGGGCACGGCCGGCCGCTTGAACCCCGAGCGGGCCAAGTTCGATGCGAGCTACCGGACGTCGGCCGCGTTCCTGGCGTTCGTGGCGGACAAGTACGATTCGCAAGTGGTGACCAAGTTGAACGCGCTCATGCGCGAGGGGAAGTACAGCGTGGGGGCGTGGAAGACATTGACGGGCAAGACGGTCGAGGAACTCAACCAGGAGTGGCGCCAGTCGCTCGTCCGGTGA
- a CDS encoding PAS domain-containing protein, producing MTEPSHYRQAIDALPQLVWVAGPDGTLEYLNRRCAEYSGLPIDDLLGWDWGWVVHPSDLPETLEVWTASVRAGTPHQVEHRLRRHDGEYRWFLIRAEPVRDFDGNVVRWFGTCTDIDDSKRLMEQFRTTRLLFRGLVERNPDGEVLVGADGTVRYANPATARLLGLAVEELSGTDLWGSVHPDDRKDVTAWLELVLATPGERLAISTRFLLRDGNSSQVDVLATNLLPDPDVRALAVQFRQSPVPNNKP from the coding sequence ATGACCGAGCCCTCCCACTACCGTCAGGCCATTGATGCGCTCCCGCAATTGGTCTGGGTTGCCGGCCCGGACGGGACCCTCGAGTACCTGAACCGCCGGTGCGCGGAATACTCCGGCCTGCCCATTGACGACCTGCTCGGCTGGGACTGGGGGTGGGTCGTTCACCCGTCCGACCTCCCCGAAACGCTCGAAGTGTGGACCGCGTCCGTTCGCGCGGGCACGCCGCACCAGGTCGAGCACCGGCTCCGGCGGCACGACGGCGAGTACCGGTGGTTCCTGATCCGCGCCGAGCCCGTCCGCGACTTCGATGGGAACGTGGTGCGGTGGTTCGGCACGTGTACGGACATTGATGACTCGAAGCGCCTGATGGAACAATTCCGAACGACGCGGTTATTGTTCCGGGGGTTAGTGGAGCGGAACCCGGACGGCGAAGTTCTTGTTGGGGCCGATGGGACGGTGCGGTACGCGAACCCGGCCACCGCGCGCCTGCTCGGGCTCGCGGTCGAGGAACTTTCGGGCACGGACCTTTGGGGCTCGGTCCACCCGGACGATCGCAAGGACGTAACCGCCTGGTTGGAGCTGGTTCTGGCCACTCCCGGTGAGCGCCTCGCGATTAGCACCCGGTTCCTGCTCCGCGACGGGAACTCGTCTCAGGTCGATGTGCTCGCGACGAACCTGCTCCCGGACCCCGACGTGCGGGCACTGGCGGTGCAGTTCCGGCAATCCCCGGTCCCCAACAACAAACCGTAA
- the egtB gene encoding ergothioneine biosynthesis protein EgtB: MPDHSPAGRHALATRYRATRGATETLCALLEPEDYQLQSMPDCSPPKWHLAHTAWFFETFVLAEHVPNYRPYHPHFGYLFNSYYDAVGARWPRPARGLLSRPTVAEVYAYRHAVDEHVLALIASADDRVLAALAPVLELGANHEEQHQELLLTDLKHAFGLNPLRPAYAPPRVTAPSEPAPPLKWEPYETGVSKMGHGNAGFAFDNEGPVHNVFVSAFEIASRAVNNGEFLRFIEDGGYDRPEWWLSDGWAARQQNGWTAPLHWHREGNSWELFTLRGARALAPDEAVCHINYYEADAFARWAGARLPTEAEWETAARAREVRGTFLESGYFHPVNDGSMYGGAWVWTASPYVAYPGYRPAAGALGEYNGKFMCNQMVLRGGSCVTPAGHVRPTYRNFFPPDARWQFSGLRLAKDALT, encoded by the coding sequence ATGCCCGACCACTCACCGGCCGGCCGACACGCGCTCGCGACCCGCTATCGCGCCACACGCGGAGCGACCGAGACGTTGTGTGCGCTGTTGGAGCCGGAAGATTATCAGCTCCAGTCGATGCCCGATTGCAGCCCACCGAAGTGGCACCTGGCGCACACCGCGTGGTTCTTCGAGACGTTCGTACTCGCTGAACACGTACCGAATTACCGCCCGTATCACCCGCACTTCGGCTACCTGTTTAACTCCTACTACGACGCCGTCGGTGCCCGCTGGCCGCGCCCCGCACGCGGGCTGCTCTCGCGCCCCACGGTCGCCGAGGTGTACGCCTACCGCCACGCGGTCGATGAGCACGTCCTTGCACTGATCGCATCGGCCGATGACCGCGTGCTCGCGGCGCTCGCTCCGGTCCTGGAACTCGGGGCGAACCACGAAGAGCAGCACCAGGAACTACTACTCACCGATCTCAAGCACGCCTTCGGGTTGAACCCGCTGCGCCCGGCATACGCCCCGCCGCGCGTTACCGCCCCGAGTGAACCCGCGCCCCCACTGAAATGGGAACCGTATGAAACAGGGGTGAGCAAGATGGGTCACGGCAACGCCGGGTTCGCGTTCGACAACGAGGGGCCGGTTCACAACGTGTTCGTGTCCGCGTTCGAGATCGCGTCGCGGGCGGTGAACAACGGCGAGTTCTTAAGGTTCATTGAAGACGGCGGGTATGACCGTCCAGAATGGTGGCTCTCGGACGGCTGGGCCGCGCGACAGCAAAACGGGTGGACCGCACCGTTACACTGGCACCGCGAGGGGAATTCGTGGGAGCTGTTCACGCTCCGGGGGGCGCGGGCGCTCGCTCCGGACGAAGCGGTGTGTCACATCAACTACTACGAGGCCGATGCGTTCGCGCGCTGGGCCGGCGCTCGCCTGCCGACCGAGGCCGAATGGGAAACCGCAGCGCGTGCGCGGGAGGTGCGCGGAACTTTCCTCGAGTCCGGTTACTTTCACCCCGTGAACGACGGTTCGATGTACGGCGGCGCGTGGGTGTGGACCGCCAGCCCGTATGTGGCGTACCCGGGCTACCGCCCGGCGGCCGGCGCGCTGGGCGAGTACAACGGGAAGTTCATGTGCAACCAGATGGTACTCCGCGGCGGGTCGTGCGTTACGCCCGCGGGTCACGTCCGGCCGACGTACCGCAACTTTTTCCCGCCCGACGCCCGTTGGCAGTTCTCCGGCCTCCGACTCGCGAAGGACGCTCTCACATGA
- the egtD gene encoding L-histidine N(alpha)-methyltransferase encodes MTNTPRLACPNRRFRADVLSGLSLPQKRLSAKYFYDAAGSRLFDEITELEEYYPTRTELGIMTAHATEMAARCGPRCLLIELGAGSLTKVRLLLDRLDRPAGYAPVDVSGEHLRAAATALAADYPALDVAPVVADFTSPFDLPPVSAARRVVYFPGSTIGNFDPHEADALLRRVARMVGSGGGLLLGVDLRKDPAVLERAYNDAAGVTAAFNHNLLVRINRELGTDFDPAMFRHRAFYNHELSRIEMHLVSTTAQRVRVGSAAFDFRAGESIHTENSYKYAVPEFAARAAACGLRLDETWTDDQNYFAVLYLTAR; translated from the coding sequence ATGACGAACACCCCACGACTCGCGTGCCCGAACCGCCGGTTCCGGGCCGATGTGCTCTCCGGCCTGTCCCTTCCGCAGAAACGGTTGTCGGCCAAATACTTCTACGACGCGGCCGGGTCGCGGCTGTTCGACGAGATCACGGAGCTAGAGGAGTATTACCCGACGCGCACCGAACTCGGCATCATGACCGCGCACGCCACCGAGATGGCCGCGCGGTGCGGACCGCGGTGCCTGTTGATCGAACTCGGCGCGGGCAGTTTAACAAAGGTGCGCCTGCTGCTGGACCGGCTCGATCGACCGGCCGGGTACGCGCCGGTGGACGTGTCCGGCGAGCACCTCCGCGCGGCCGCGACCGCACTCGCCGCGGATTACCCCGCGCTCGACGTTGCGCCGGTCGTTGCGGACTTCACATCGCCCTTCGATCTCCCGCCGGTATCCGCCGCCCGGCGCGTGGTGTACTTCCCCGGTTCGACCATCGGTAACTTCGATCCCCATGAAGCCGACGCCCTGCTCCGCCGCGTCGCGCGAATGGTGGGCTCGGGCGGCGGACTGCTCCTCGGGGTCGATTTGCGTAAAGACCCCGCCGTCCTCGAGCGGGCGTACAACGACGCAGCCGGCGTGACCGCGGCGTTCAATCACAACCTGTTGGTGCGGATCAACCGCGAGTTGGGCACGGACTTCGATCCCGCCATGTTCCGGCACCGCGCGTTCTACAACCACGAACTATCACGGATCGAAATGCACCTCGTGAGCACCACCGCCCAGCGCGTGCGCGTCGGGTCGGCGGCGTTCGATTTCCGCGCGGGTGAATCGATCCACACCGAGAACTCGTACAAGTATGCCGTGCCCGAGTTCGCGGCGCGCGCGGCCGCGTGCGGGTTGCGGTTGGACGAGACGTGGACCGACGACCAGAACTACTTCGCCGTGCTGTACCTGACCGCACGATAA
- a CDS encoding DUF427 domain-containing protein has translation MKATWNGTVLAESDQTVVVEGNHYFPPTAIRTEHFEPSATHTVCSWKGTASYYTVVANGQRNPDAAWYYPDPKAEAQNIAGYIAFWKGVTVTA, from the coding sequence ATGAAGGCGACGTGGAACGGGACCGTGCTGGCCGAATCGGACCAAACCGTTGTGGTCGAGGGGAACCATTACTTCCCGCCGACCGCGATCCGCACGGAGCACTTCGAGCCGAGCGCGACGCACACCGTGTGCTCCTGGAAGGGGACCGCGAGCTATTACACCGTTGTGGCAAACGGCCAGCGGAACCCGGACGCGGCGTGGTACTACCCGGACCCGAAGGCCGAGGCGCAGAACATCGCCGGTTACATCGCGTTCTGGAAGGGCGTAACGGTGACCGCCTGA
- a CDS encoding ATP-binding cassette domain-containing protein, giving the protein MFALTDVSKVFAGRAALGPLSLDVPAGRTTVLIGPSGCGKSTLLRLLIGLVEPDVGTVRFDGAPVTPDSARAVRLRVGYVIQDGGLFPHLTARGNVTLMARHLGRPQESIQARVNELAELTRFPADGLDRYPHQLSGGQRQRVGLMRALMLDPDALLLDEPLGALDPLVRADLQAELRDIFRSLRKTVVMVTHDLGEAAFFADRVVLLRDGRIVQQGSAADLWHRAADPFVTRFVQAQRGPEVPA; this is encoded by the coding sequence ATGTTCGCGCTGACCGACGTCTCGAAAGTGTTCGCCGGGCGCGCGGCACTCGGCCCGCTCTCACTCGACGTCCCGGCCGGCCGGACCACGGTGCTGATCGGCCCGAGCGGGTGCGGAAAATCCACGCTCTTGCGGCTCCTCATCGGGCTGGTCGAGCCGGATGTGGGTACGGTCCGTTTCGACGGCGCGCCGGTCACGCCGGATAGCGCCCGCGCCGTTCGGCTGCGGGTCGGGTACGTCATCCAGGACGGCGGACTGTTTCCGCACCTCACCGCACGCGGGAACGTCACCCTGATGGCCCGGCACCTCGGCCGACCACAAGAATCGATCCAAGCACGAGTCAACGAACTCGCCGAACTCACGCGCTTCCCCGCGGACGGATTGGACCGCTACCCGCACCAGCTCTCGGGCGGCCAGCGCCAGCGCGTCGGGTTGATGCGGGCCTTGATGCTGGACCCGGACGCGCTCCTGCTCGACGAACCGCTCGGGGCGCTCGACCCGCTCGTGCGCGCGGATCTCCAAGCGGAACTACGCGACATCTTCCGTTCGCTCCGCAAAACCGTGGTCATGGTGACGCACGACTTGGGCGAAGCGGCGTTCTTCGCCGACCGCGTTGTGCTCTTGCGCGACGGGCGGATCGTTCAACAGGGCAGCGCCGCAGACTTGTGGCACCGCGCCGCGGACCCGTTCGTCACCCGATTCGTTCAGGCCCAGCGCGGGCCAGAGGTGCCCGCGTGA
- a CDS encoding ABC transporter permease/substrate-binding protein, with the protein MILLVPGCSRPANKPVVIGAKKFTESVILAEMGTQLARHSGAEARRDDLGSTPVLWRALEQGDIDAYVEYTGTIKRQILQDDPADLTEALAAHGVRVSRSLGFRNNYALGMRKDVAVAKGISKISDLRAHPELRGKFTHEFLDRPDGWPGLKQHYGLPQTNVASMNHTLAYRALVDKAIDVTELYTTDGEIAQYDLLVLEDDRHFFPTYEAVWLYRADLGERHPAVVDQLRRLEGRITEPMMQRMNAAVQESKQEEGAVASDFLKAELGISTSSSDGTRTGRVLVTTYEHLRLVVPSLLAAVLAAIPLGILAVRHPVLGKVVLAATGVLQTIPSLALLLFMIPVMMWLVGEGTGAPPAIAALFLYSLLPIVRNTYAGLTGIPAPLRESAEALGLPPFAILWRIELPLAAPTILAGVRTAAVINVGTATLGGFIGAGGYGRPILRGIDKFDIPLMLEGAIPAALLAIAIEALFGLVERVVAQRR; encoded by the coding sequence ATGATCCTACTCGTGCCCGGGTGCTCGCGGCCGGCGAACAAGCCGGTGGTGATTGGCGCGAAGAAGTTCACCGAGTCGGTCATCCTCGCAGAAATGGGTACCCAGCTCGCGCGTCATTCCGGCGCCGAGGCGCGCCGCGACGACCTCGGGAGTACGCCGGTATTGTGGCGTGCGCTCGAGCAGGGCGACATTGATGCCTATGTCGAATACACCGGCACCATCAAGCGGCAGATCCTGCAGGATGACCCGGCCGACCTCACCGAAGCCCTGGCCGCGCACGGGGTCCGTGTCAGTCGCTCGCTCGGGTTCAGGAACAATTATGCGCTCGGTATGCGAAAGGATGTGGCGGTCGCAAAGGGCATCTCGAAAATCTCCGATCTCCGCGCGCACCCCGAGTTGAGGGGCAAGTTCACCCACGAGTTCCTCGACCGCCCGGACGGGTGGCCCGGCCTCAAGCAGCACTACGGTCTACCGCAAACAAACGTCGCCAGCATGAACCACACGCTCGCCTATCGCGCGCTCGTCGATAAGGCGATCGACGTGACCGAGCTGTACACCACCGACGGCGAGATCGCCCAGTACGACCTCCTGGTACTCGAAGACGACCGGCACTTCTTCCCCACATACGAAGCGGTCTGGTTGTACCGCGCGGACCTCGGCGAGCGCCACCCGGCCGTGGTGGATCAGCTCCGGCGGCTCGAGGGCCGCATCACCGAACCGATGATGCAGCGGATGAACGCCGCGGTGCAAGAGAGTAAGCAGGAAGAGGGCGCGGTCGCGAGCGATTTCCTGAAGGCCGAACTCGGCATCAGCACCAGTTCTTCGGACGGTACCCGCACCGGGCGCGTGCTCGTCACCACTTACGAGCACCTCAGACTCGTCGTCCCATCACTCCTGGCCGCGGTACTCGCCGCGATACCGCTCGGCATCCTCGCCGTGCGCCATCCGGTATTAGGTAAAGTCGTTCTCGCGGCCACCGGTGTGCTCCAGACGATTCCCTCGTTAGCGCTCCTGTTGTTCATGATCCCGGTGATGATGTGGTTGGTCGGCGAAGGTACCGGCGCCCCCCCCGCAATCGCGGCGCTGTTCCTCTACAGCTTGCTCCCGATCGTCCGTAACACCTACGCCGGGTTGACCGGCATCCCGGCGCCGCTCCGCGAGTCGGCCGAGGCGCTGGGGCTCCCGCCGTTCGCGATTCTATGGCGAATCGAATTGCCGCTCGCGGCCCCGACGATCCTGGCCGGCGTGCGAACGGCCGCGGTCATCAACGTCGGAACCGCGACCCTCGGTGGGTTCATTGGCGCGGGCGGGTACGGCCGACCGATCCTGCGCGGGATCGACAAATTCGACATCCCCCTCATGCTCGAAGGGGCGATCCCCGCCGCGCT